AAGGAATATCGCGGCGATTATGGCCTCAAGCGCGTTGGCGATGTTCGACTTTTTTTTCTCGCCTCCCGAAGACCTTTCGTTCTTTCCGAGCAGGAGGTAATGCCCGAGGTCCAGGTCTTTTGCTATTTCCGAAAGCGAGAGGTCGGACACGACCGCCGCCCTCATTTTTGTGAGGTCCCCCTCGGAATAATCCGGATATCTACTAAATATATAGTCGGAGACCACCAGCTTCAGCACCGCGTCCCCCAGGAACTCGAGCCTTTCGTTGTCGGACAGCCCGCTCATTTTGTTCTCGTTGATATAGCTGCTGTGCGTAAGGGCCCGGTTAAGCAATGCCTCGGAAGTAAAGGGGATGCTGAGCTTGTCTTTTAACTCTCTGATCTTCTGGTCTCTCTCTGGGGTGAGCATTTGACAATATATTTTACAGTATGTAGAATAAATTATCAAGGCAAATAAACCTGAAAGGAAAACCTCATGAGAGGAACTCTCTCCCCGATACTCAGCCATCTCGTAAAAACGACCATCTCAGCCGTGGGAGAAAAGGAAAAGCTTAACCGTTTTATCAACAAATACCGCAAGATGCTGAGGTATGTGGAGGGCGGCATAAATATATCTGAGATAAGGTTCGGTCTTGCCGATCTCCTGATAACAAGGGACGATCAGAGCGACTGGTCGGAAGCAAAGACCCATTATGATTTTGTCCTTGAACACGCTCCTTACGGATACTTAAGGTTCGCGGCGATGATAGGAAAGGCCGAACTTGCCATAAGGGCTTCGCAAAATAAAGAACTCGATTCCGCGATAGAGCTTGCACAGAGATCGCTTAAAAATCTTAATTCTCTGGTCGGGCCGAGCGATTTTTACAGCACAAAATGCCTCGTGGTGGAAGCGGAGCTCCTGATAAAACGGGGGGCGGAACGCGACAAGACAAACGCGAAAAAACTTTTCGAAAAAGCTTACAATGACTCCATGGCCGACCATTATTTCAGGGGCAGGGCGATCGTAGGGCGGTCCGAGATCATGCTGTATGAAAAGAAAAAAGATGTCAACAAGGAGATACAGCTCTGCCATGATGCCATCGACCTTCTCGAGGAAAAATCCGATGATTATTTTGCCATCAAGGCAAAATTGCTGCAGGGGGAATTCATAGCTCAGAGGATGGCGCATTATGATAAATCCCGCGCGACCGGGATATTCATGGGTATAATCGGTAACAAGAACGCCGATGCCGACCTTGTATGCAGGGCAAAACTCAATCTCGCAGAAATAAGCGACAGGGCCAAGGCTCTCAAGCTAATCAAAGAGGTCCTGTCGGTAAAACCTCTCGACCCGTACCTTTCATCCCGCGCGAAGTCCCTAGGAAAGGCCGTCAAGGCAAAAAAATAAAATGGGGAAGACCATAGCGGAAAAGATACTGTCCTCTCACAGCAAAAGCGATTCGCGTGCCGGAGACATAGTAATCGCCGATCTAGATTTCATGATCGGCCAGGACGGCACTTCGGGCATCGCGATAGACGTCTTCAGGAAAATGGAAGCGAAGAAGGTCTTTGATCCCGCAAAGATCGCGATAATCATAGACCACAGCTCCCCTTCCCCGAACGAAGGAGTATCTGCGATACACAAAAAGATCCGCGAGTTCGCCGGGGAACAGGGGATCCATCTTTATGATATCGGCTGCGGTGTCTGCCACCAGATAACTCCCGAAATGGGATTTGTCGTGCCGGGTGACCTTGTGATAGGAGCGGATTCTCACACCTGCACATACGGCGCGATAAACGTTTTTTCGACTGGCATAGGATCCACGGACCTTGCCGCGGGGATGATATCCGGAAAATTATGGTTCAAGGTCCCCGAAACGATAAAGTTTGTCGTGAACGGAAAAATGCCGAAGGGCGTCTATTCAAAAGACCTTATCCTTAAGGTGATCGGCGACACCGGCGCCGGCGGCGCGACATATGACTCGGCCGAATTCACGGGAGAAGCGATAGGCCGCCTTTCCGTCGACGCGCGCTTCACGATCTCGAATATGGCGATCGAGATGGGGGCCAAAGCCGGACTTATGAATGCCGACAGTAAGACCTTAGAATGGATCAAAAAACATTCAAAGAAAAGACCGTTCCCTGTGGAATCCGATAAAGATGCCGTGTTTAAAAAGATCATCGAGATCGACGCGTCATCACTGGTCCCGTCGGTAGCAAAGCCTCATACTGTCGATAATTACTCCTCTGTCGAGGATGTTGAGGGCACGCCCGTGCAGCAGGCTGTCATCGGAACATGCACTAACGGAAGGCTTGAAGACCTAAGTATCGCCGCAAGTATCCTGAAAGGAAAAAAGATCAATAAAGACTGCAGGATGATAATCGCCCCCGCATCAAAGTCGATATTTCTGGAAGCGATGAAGAAAGGGATCGTTGAGGCCCTGATCGATGCCGGAGCCGTTTTTGTCACGCCAGGATGCGGCCCTTGCGTCGGCACCCACAACGGCGTGCCGTCGGACGGGGAAAAAGTGATCTCGACGGCCAACAGGAATTTTAAAGGCAGGATGGGCAATACAAAAGCCGAGATATTCCTCGCTTCTCCCGCGACAGTGGCCGCTTCGGCGCTGGAAGGAAAAATAACCGACCCGAGAAAATATCTTTGATGCTGTTGAACAGGACTTTTTGGGCGCTCGTGGCGATCTTTTTATCATGTATCGTGATATTTATTTTCGTCCTGCCGCCTGCCGGTCCTGATGAAGCGATTGATCAACAAGCGGGATACAAGACTTATGCAAAAGAAATATCCGGTTCGTGGGACAATATCACGTCAAAGTACGGCATCCCCGGATCTTTGGATGTAGATCTTTTTATCCCCGCGATCGTGGGTTTTGCGGGTATAGGAATGGTGTTGGGAACGGATATTTGGATGAGGAGGAGGAACAAAGATGCTATTAAAAGGTTTTTCTCACACTTTAAAAATAAGTGATGATATAAACACGGATTACATAATCTCCGGCCGCTACAAGTTCAAGATACAGGACCCGGACGAGCTTGCCAAACATATCATGGAAGACATCGACCCCGATTTTTACGGCAAGATCAAGTCTGGGGATTTTATAGTTGCCGGAAAGAATTTCGGATGCGGCTCTTCGCGCGAGCAGGCCCCGATGGCGATCAAGCACGCGGGAATAAGTGCTGTCATCGCAAGATCTTTCGCCAGGATATTTTACAGGAACTGCTTCAATCTCGGCCTGCCTTTGATAGAATGCGACACATCAGGCATATCAGAAAAGGACGAACTCGAGATCGACATGGATAACGGCGTGTTAAAGGACCTGACAAAAGGAATAAATATTAAAATAAAACCTTTTCCAAAAACAATGCAGACTTTGCTTGCTGACGGAGGGCTTGTCAGACATTTTAAAAAACACGGCGGTTTCGGATTATAAGGAGGTCTTATGAACGAACTTACTATCTGCATCCAGCTTCTTGTTTCAATGGTCCTCGGAGGAGCGATAGGGATAATAAGAGAAAGGGATAAAAAAGCGGCCGGTTTAAGGACTCACATCCTTGTCTCGGTCGGCTCGACCCTCTTAATGCAGCTTTCCGTTTATATGGCTTTCAAATACACGGGATCCGATGCCGGAAGGATAGCCGCACAGGTGGTTACCGGTATAGGTTTCATCGGCGCCGGAACAATAATGCAGGACAAGGGCTTGATCAGGGGCCTTACTACCGCGGCTTCGATATGGGTAGCTTCGGCGATCGGGCTTGCTGTCGGATGCGGCTTTTACTTGGGTGCCATTTTTGCTACTTTGATCTCGCTGGTCGCGATCGAGCTTTTCAGGGACATCGAAAAGAAATATATCCGCAAGGACGGTCAGGAAAACTGATATAATATCTCCGGAGGTGCCGCATGTTTTTTGACTGGACTTTTATTCTTCTTATACCGGCCATGCTACTTGCCGTTTATGCCCGGTTCAAGGTCAGCTCGACATATGAAAAGTTCTCGAAGGTCAAGACATCGGCAGGCATTCCCGGGTCCCAGCTTGCGAGGAACCTGCTGGACAGGAACGGGCTCGGCAACATTGCCGTCGAACAGGTACCCGGCGAACTCACCGATAATTATGACCCGAGGGATAAAAAGCTCAGGCTCTCAAGCGGAGTGTACAACAGCTCTTCTGTAGCCGCGTTCGGCATAGTGGCTCACGAGACCGGGCACGCGG
This genomic stretch from Candidatus Saganbacteria bacterium harbors:
- the rnc gene encoding ribonuclease III is translated as MLTPERDQKIRELKDKLSIPFTSEALLNRALTHSSYINENKMSGLSDNERLEFLGDAVLKLVVSDYIFSRYPDYSEGDLTKMRAAVVSDLSLSEIAKDLDLGHYLLLGKNERSSGGEKKKSNIANALEAIIAAIFLDNGIDKARDAVIRLLKDSVDRASADDFMIDYKSALQEFCQKNKWGLPFYAVKKEAGPKHKKVFWIEAKVKGVKFGSGKGFSKKEAEQNAAKEALLELKDKKMIKAARLGEIISKIIGRKKQ
- a CDS encoding 3-isopropylmalate dehydratase large subunit, with amino-acid sequence MGKTIAEKILSSHSKSDSRAGDIVIADLDFMIGQDGTSGIAIDVFRKMEAKKVFDPAKIAIIIDHSSPSPNEGVSAIHKKIREFAGEQGIHLYDIGCGVCHQITPEMGFVVPGDLVIGADSHTCTYGAINVFSTGIGSTDLAAGMISGKLWFKVPETIKFVVNGKMPKGVYSKDLILKVIGDTGAGGATYDSAEFTGEAIGRLSVDARFTISNMAIEMGAKAGLMNADSKTLEWIKKHSKKRPFPVESDKDAVFKKIIEIDASSLVPSVAKPHTVDNYSSVEDVEGTPVQQAVIGTCTNGRLEDLSIAASILKGKKINKDCRMIIAPASKSIFLEAMKKGIVEALIDAGAVFVTPGCGPCVGTHNGVPSDGEKVISTANRNFKGRMGNTKAEIFLASPATVAASALEGKITDPRKYL
- a CDS encoding 3-isopropylmalate dehydratase small subunit — encoded protein: MLLKGFSHTLKISDDINTDYIISGRYKFKIQDPDELAKHIMEDIDPDFYGKIKSGDFIVAGKNFGCGSSREQAPMAIKHAGISAVIARSFARIFYRNCFNLGLPLIECDTSGISEKDELEIDMDNGVLKDLTKGINIKIKPFPKTMQTLLADGGLVRHFKKHGGFGL
- a CDS encoding MgtC/SapB family protein, whose translation is MNELTICIQLLVSMVLGGAIGIIRERDKKAAGLRTHILVSVGSTLLMQLSVYMAFKYTGSDAGRIAAQVVTGIGFIGAGTIMQDKGLIRGLTTAASIWVASAIGLAVGCGFYLGAIFATLISLVAIELFRDIEKKYIRKDGQEN